The following nucleotide sequence is from Plasmodium sp. gorilla clade G2 genome assembly, chromosome: 11.
attactactactattattattattattactattactattattattattattattgtttgggttattaaattttttttttttttttcctgtttttataaatatttgaaaaaatctGAAATTCATATGAACAGTAGGTACATTTGGATTAACTGGATGAGCTATAATAGATATACCTGAtgcataaaatttatatttctcatttattattcttatattatgAGAATTTAAAACTCttgaaattaaaatattaatatcatcaGAATGACATATTTTTGTagtatttataaattctttattataatgatttaCACACATCTGTTTAGCTGACTCTTTATCTATAGCTCCAAAGATACAAGAATAATTTACAGAAcatttttcaaaaatatttccATCTTCTAAAATTCTTGTAATTCCACCACCcaaattcttatttttacCTGACTTTCTATACCATACATCTTCttgaaattttttattatctaatgATTCAATTAAACTGCATATATTATTCTGTTCAGACTTTAATAAGTTCTCCCATAAATTTCTAAAATATTCATTAGGAGCAAtctataaattaaaaaaaaatatatataaaataaaatatatatataaaaaaaaaaatatatatataaaaaaaaaaatatatatatatatatgtatatatttacatacctcatctttcattttaatttattaaattatttttgcAATTTAGCAAATATCTATGATACCACAGATTtatcaataaatataataatatataaatatagtaatatataatatattatatatatatttttttttttatatttttatatatttttatatattttccttagaacaaaaaaataaaataaaataaaataaaacacgTAAAAACTTTAAATTTTGacaaaaaatgtaatatatgatattattaataatttagatgatgttattatcaatatatttattttacaaatatattatatatatatatatatatatatatatatataatattgatcTAAAGAAAACAGAAacaatatacatttatataaaatatttaatatatcttatatatgaagatataaataaaatataaataatattaagaatACAACTTATAAAAacggaaaaatatataaataaatataattataatgtaatattatattataaaatattaatactaattattattaatatgaagCCAAGCatacttaaatatatatatattatataatataatatatatattttatttatttattatacatcatatataaaaaagaatgatataaaaataacatattattatacatacatataaatatatttatatattgactACAgaatgacaaaaaaaaaaaataaagaaagaaagaaagaaaatacatataatatatatatatatatatatatatatatatatatgtatacaaaaaattattatatattacatatataatatatggtatattttatatataattatatgttaatatatatatatatatggtatatagaaaatattgtatatatataatattattatatatatatatattttttcatttatttttatatctcatcgtattcattattattattacatctatatatatttttatatatatatatatttatttatttcaaaaaaaaaaaatatgtgacAAAATTTTTTTGCAAATAACATCGACCTCTAAAGAAGCAACCTTGTGATAttatcaaaaagaaaaaaaatatataaatatatttaatagtattttattttataagtaAAATAATTCAAACCGAATATCGTAAAAAAAGTGAACGTTCGaactaatatattttaatgagtaaataaaattaaaaaaaaaaaaaaaaaaaaaaagtatttttattttatttttattttattatatatatgtaatgaaTACGTATTTTATTACCGAATAAATTTAActgtataattttaaaaaaaatatatttgtataattattgtatttattttataaatttcctTTTTCATGTCACAAATgcgtataattttttaatttaaaatgaattatttataatttttatgaaaaacgCATCTTAGTGCGAtaattgaaaatattaatattaatacaaatatatattgctaattttctttttttttttttttcactctATGAACAAATTCTTTATCTCAcaaggatatatatatatatatatatatatataatatataagatcattatataaaaaatatattaccatattaatatatatatatatatatatatatatattggtataatatttttggtGATACATTTAATAAACAAAGAAAGGTACCTTTCCTCTTTTATGTGTGTATAACCATTTTAAATAtgcaataaaataaaatggagAATGTAATATTTTGTGATAGTTATATGCAAAATGCAAATATTTCCTACAATTtcataagaataatattgaaaaatgaataaatatatatatattaatatatttatatattatatattatatatatatttttactttatttGATAAAGTTCGTATAACAtacatatgtttatatatatatatatataattttttttttgtttttgttcaatccatatttttaagaaattaaaaaaatatatcaatataaatttagaaaaaaaaaaaaaaaaaaaaaaaaaaaattatataataaagttaTACACATTCATAAACAATTTccatgtatatttttaatttgttgTTTTATGAGATGCTTGATATAATTTAGATAAGcgtttatatttctttaaaagtttttctttattctttGCTTTTTCAAAATTTCCATGTTGTTGGAGAAGTTTTTCTACATTCTTCATATTCTTAGCTCTGAAGTGTTTATTCACGACATttctaaaataaaaaaaatatatattatatatatatatgggcaaattttattttatttttggttATAAAAAGTATgcaatgtaaaaaaaaaatatatgaacacGTTCATAACATTTTGGAatattaaacataaaaatagcTAGCTAATTTTGATAACTTGttcatacaaaaaaaaaaaaaaaaaaaaaaaaaaaaaaaaaaaaccaaacaaacaaacaagTAAACAAATAAACAAGTATagatacataatataaatataattacattgatatatatatatatatatatataattatgtttaATAAATTCTTACGCTTCATTTGATGTTTTAACATTGAAAACAACTTTTCCATCTTTCAAAGTGACATTGGTAGAGTTACTTTTTACAAGTCctgaaaagaataataatatgaaataatatataaataaatatatatatatatatatatatatatatatatatatatgtatataatatattacttatataatattttacatatttttaattttacgTACCACTACTGGATGGTGTATTCTTATAATTTACATTCAAAGGGTCACATAAGAAAACTCCTTTTTTTCCtgctttgttttttttaataaagcaGTTGCTTTTTCTGGTTAATTCCCATACAAGAGCATTACTTACATTCGACATTTtgttccaaaaaaaaaaaaaattaaattaaataaaatgaaataataaataaaaattaaagaggattattattaaaaggataggaatttattaaattataggaaacttaatattaattgtattatattatatatatattatgtattatatataataattttattattctttgaaaaaaattctgataaatttttataacttgaaaataaaatatttatttattcttaataaaagaaaaaatacaatatttctttaatttgGAAAAATTGTTAAAAggtaaattttatttatttaaaaaaaaaaaaaaaaaaaaaaaagaaattttaaatgaaaattttaaataagcttatatatatataatatataatatatacttttttttttttttttttttttcctcagataataattattactatgttatacatatatatatatatatatatatatatatatatatatatatatatatatatatatatatatgtatatatgtatatatttttattaaggGCCAATACCTAagattaattatatatatatatatatatatatatatatattatataggcaaaaataatatcaacttaagctttatttatttttttctattattacagtttatatatttaaatatattaaaatgaaatatattttttttcttttttgtgctatttaaaaaagttgtaatttttcaataatattttttttaatttataaataaaaaaattttatataacttaAGCATAACaagtttatataaatttttttttaatgtatattCACTTATATCACTTTATTAAGGggaaaacaaatatatatatatatatatatatatatatatatatatatatgtatatatatattggaatatataaatacgtgtatacataatatatatttatacttttatatCAATGTTGTATTAACAATTATaaggataaaatatatttacatatccTTTTAAAcatcaaaaataatataaatgtattacattgagaaatttttaaaaaactttatatttttttgtatctaTAACATCTTTTGTCCTttctaaatatttttgaatgacaaatatataaataaatatatatacataataatattacacacaaaataaaattaagtaTTAATtgaatattctttatatcgtcatgttaaataatttaaaaaaaagcaCCATAAATTgagaacataaaaaaataataatcgtcttacaaaaaaatattgtaatGATTGACATATTTAAATCATGTGGGgggaaaaattaatttaatgatgagataaaataataatatttaaaaggtattatcttttaaatatgaaacctgatatatatataaaatattatatatatattatatatatattatatatatatatatttttttttttctattatatataattttttattaaatcctTGCGTTCACAAAGGTAGTTAATATAAAGACAAggttattaaaatttaaaaaaaaagaaaaaaaaaaaaaaaagaaaaaaaaatttttacatatatatgattaatatatatatatatatatagaaaaatgaaaaggtcatatatttatatgtatatatttaaatatttgatGGATACATAAGTATTCTAACTCTATCACCAAAAGCTTTAGGTGGAATATGAGTTTTAAATTTTGCTCTTACAACACCACTATTTCCATGAGTTCTACAAACTTTACCccatatacattttattttaactccATCATGATATTTACTTGTTCTATAAACATATGCAACTCTTTTACCTACATAAAATTGTGCATGTTTTTTGGTGTTTACATTTCTAATGGATATTAAAGTAAAGTTGGGATCTTGGTTTCTTTGAGACCTAcacaagaaataaaaaataaaatatatatgatatatataaatgtattatttaaaagtataatattttatttattaatatatattatattttagtttaattttttatttttaccttTTATATCCTAATATAACTCCCTTTTCATATAAACGAACTGCTTGAAGTTTTTTGTTGgctgtttttttatttttctttaaaaccTTCTTGacaactttttttttctcagaTACTTCTgcttgttctttttttacttttacaTCTTCcatttttacaaaatatttatttatataattttaattttttttcttttaaatgcGTTGAAGGGggattgaaaaaaaagaataatatttttttttatcacaaAAAggtttctatatataataataagaaaaaaaaaattaataaataaaaatgaattgaattgaattaaaaataaattatatatatatatatatatatatatatatatatatatatatatatatatatttatatttatatttatttatataaattttctttatcttaTAATTccctttatataattataataacataaaacatcttatatttaaatataattataaattcttttttttttttttttttttttttttttaaatacctgaattaaaataaaaatgaaaaaaaaaaaactttttctctttttttattatttcacatatatatttatatataatatttttttttattcttaaaaaataaattgagaaactttataatttttaggaatccttattttttttttttttttccattaaaaaaaaaaggaaagaaaaaattataatattacaaaatggatataaaataaataaaatataaaaagctttcttttaatttacatatataaataaatatatacatatataaatatattaatatgtataataatatataaacattttatattttataatgtaATGAATAAAAGgtatcatatattaaatacttataatattatttatatatattaaataatttatgtatatgtaataatatatcaatattattatataaataaatatgtatataataaatatattaaaaaaataagggATATGCccttaaattatttaataacaaaaatggatataataattataatgataacattaatattatatatatatataataatttattgaaaaaaaagtgcttcataataaatataaattgtaatattatatatatatatatattacttattacaacaaaaaaataaaaatattatgtatatttctcttaataatttatatataatatttttaatatatattacgtTGTACACTTTAATCTCCTCCCttctataaaataataaaaatattatatatataatatatatatatatatgtatttatttatataaccgtaataattttatttattattataattttttaattgtataaatttatattacataatatttatttatttttattttaaattttaaaaaatatatttgttcttttaaaattttcaaaaatatatatatatatatatatatatatatttattcatataatattaaaaatggcaggtatatatgttataaccTTATAggcataattttttattatgtatttaaaaaaaatggatatatataaaataagaaaaaaaaaaaaaaaaaaaaaaaaaaaaacatatatacatatatatatatatatatatatatatatttatttatttttatgtgtgCTATTATGGtgtgataatttttttgtgataccattttttttataaccttTGACAtttcatcataataaaattttcttGATCATCAAACTCTGAGAAtttcatattaaatatattttgagaCAAATTAAGAAAAggatttttaaaatattcatctGGAGGTGTAAAATATTGAAtagtataattattattttgtaattcgtttataaataattgtataccgtctctattttttttacaaacaTATAGAAAGGTTCCATTAATTTGTAGAGttgtatttaataaatatataatggaTGATACTATTTTATGATCATAAATAATATCACTAGCTATTATAcaatcatattttattatttcattatttttttgtgggtatgtatttttatttgtaaaatCGATATTAGTAActgtaattttatttttccattCTAAATTAAtagaatttaatatattttcatttaataataaattatgtttaatattatttaatgttatattatttatatcactaattattaaattatttatacctttctcactattattattattattattattataattattattattattgttgttgtaaagatgtgaatatataaataatgtaataCTAGCCATTCCACTACCAGCACCAAtttctaaaatatttttattaaaaaaaaaattttctaaaCATAAATCACTATACCATCTACTAGCCACAAGACACGATTCCCATATATTAATTCCAGTTAGATCATTAGATGCATTTGATTCATCTAGAGTATCTCCAAAATAATTAAGTCCAATTTCtcttatatgtattataatattattattactatcaaTATGTGGTTGttcttcttttgtttttatgttattatttatttttaattgatAAATCTTTTCTTGAATTATTTTAGCTTCTTCAATATTTGtagtaaattttttattt
It contains:
- a CDS encoding 60S ribosomal protein L28; the encoded protein is MSNVSNALVWELTRKSNCFIKKNKAGKKGVFLCDPLNVNYKNTPSSSGLVKSNSTNVTLKDGKVVFNVKTSNEANVVNKHFRAKNMKNVEKLLQQHGNFEKAKNKEKLLKKYKRLSKLYQASHKTTN
- a CDS encoding 60S ribosomal protein L35ae, putative; the protein is MEDVKVKKEQAEVSEKKKVVKKVLKKNKKTANKKLQAVRLYEKGVILGYKRSQRNQDPNFTLISIRNVNTKKHAQFYVGKRVAYVYRTSKYHDGVKIKCIWGKVCRTHGNSGVVRAKFKTHIPPKAFGDRVRILMYPSNI